The following coding sequences are from one Bradyrhizobium sp. WSM471 window:
- a CDS encoding AMP-binding protein, producing MSDPLHASSPTCAQALRALSRYPGRTAFAWPGGSLSYQGTTDLIGRIQGVFMRLGLQPGARVAFLTANRADTWCAGVAAQLSRLCVTWLHPLGSRGDQMFQLEDAEAEVLVVDAAAFRDRGGELAAQAGWLKAVFTMGPAEYGVDLLQAIEIEGHASAHCLAGPDDLSTLNYTGGTTGKSKGALRYHRENAGAAAAILADFEIPDGARYLAVAPISHVAGTKVLPTLMRGGTVHMLKGFDPEAVLATIARERINFTLFVPTMIYVLLDHPALSRTDLSSLELVLYGASAMSPSRLIEGIERIGPVFSQLYGQTECYPISVLRKADHDPNRPELFLSCGFPIAACEVKILDDNDQEVNTGEAGEICVRAPHAMAEYWKRPDITAETLKNGWVHTGDIARKDDRGYMFILDRKKDMIVSGGFNIFPREVEDVLSQHADVAMVAVVGIPDEKWGEAVTAVVVPREGAKPDADELINMVRTRKGSAHAPKQIKFVRHLPMTGVGKVDKKVLRAEFWSGRDRMVG from the coding sequence ATGTCCGATCCGCTCCATGCATCGTCCCCGACTTGCGCGCAGGCGCTGCGGGCGCTGTCGCGCTATCCGGGCCGAACCGCGTTCGCGTGGCCGGGCGGATCGCTGAGCTATCAGGGCACCACCGACCTGATCGGGCGCATCCAGGGCGTGTTCATGCGGCTTGGATTGCAGCCCGGCGCGCGGGTCGCTTTCCTCACGGCGAACCGCGCCGACACCTGGTGCGCCGGCGTCGCCGCGCAATTGTCGCGGCTCTGCGTCACCTGGCTGCATCCTTTGGGATCGCGGGGAGACCAGATGTTCCAGCTCGAGGATGCCGAGGCCGAGGTGCTGGTGGTCGATGCGGCCGCTTTCCGCGATCGCGGCGGCGAACTCGCCGCACAGGCGGGCTGGCTCAAGGCGGTCTTCACCATGGGACCGGCCGAGTATGGCGTCGACCTCTTGCAGGCGATCGAAATCGAAGGCCATGCCAGCGCGCATTGCCTCGCCGGCCCCGACGATCTCTCCACGCTGAATTACACAGGTGGCACGACCGGAAAATCGAAGGGCGCGTTGCGCTACCACCGCGAAAATGCCGGGGCCGCGGCCGCGATCCTTGCCGACTTCGAGATCCCCGATGGCGCGCGCTACCTCGCGGTAGCACCGATCAGCCATGTCGCCGGCACGAAGGTGCTGCCAACCTTGATGCGCGGTGGCACCGTACACATGCTGAAGGGTTTTGATCCCGAGGCGGTGCTGGCGACGATCGCGCGCGAGCGCATCAACTTCACGCTGTTCGTGCCGACCATGATCTATGTTCTGCTCGATCATCCCGCATTGAGCAGGACCGATCTCTCCTCGCTCGAGCTGGTGCTCTACGGCGCCTCCGCGATGTCGCCGAGCCGGCTGATCGAGGGGATCGAGCGCATCGGGCCGGTGTTCTCGCAACTCTACGGCCAGACCGAATGCTATCCAATCTCGGTGCTGCGCAAGGCGGATCACGATCCCAACAGGCCGGAGTTGTTCCTGTCATGCGGTTTCCCGATCGCGGCGTGCGAGGTCAAGATCCTCGACGACAACGATCAGGAGGTGAACACGGGCGAAGCCGGTGAGATCTGCGTGCGCGCCCCGCACGCAATGGCGGAGTACTGGAAGCGGCCGGACATCACCGCCGAGACGCTGAAGAACGGCTGGGTGCACACTGGCGACATCGCTCGCAAGGACGATCGCGGTTACATGTTCATTCTTGACCGCAAGAAGGACATGATCGTCTCCGGCGGCTTCAACATCTTTCCGCGCGAGGTCGAGGACGTGCTGTCGCAGCATGCGGACGTAGCCATGGTCGCGGTCGTCGGCATCCCCGACGAGAAATGGGGCGAAGCCGTCACCGCCGTCGTCGTGCCGCGTGAGGGCGCTAAGCCCGATGCCGATGAGCTGATCAACATGGTGAGGACGCGAAAGGGCTCGGCTCACGCGCCCAAGCAGATCAAGTTCGTCAGGCACTTGCCGATGACCGGCGTCGGCAAGGTCGACAAGAAAGTGCTGCGCGCGGAATTCTGGAGCGGGCGGGACCGTATGGTGGGGTAG
- a CDS encoding diguanylate cyclase: MAFKLAEKSLSVSIKNSLLTSVFLLLLILGGVSAMTKMRLTALQDTIEAVGRDRLPKLRALGEINLLVARVRSASYRIALTATPEQRADVERAFNARIATLDQRIAALKATLKDGSALKLIFEQFANKWTQYGKYQALILDPELAKDRLRYSEIVNVETEAHFQGVVDLINDGIKLANQEADAAIDEAIAESKFDSLILWAVNGVSVLIGLATLIFVIRDVSTPIHRITSSMELIAKGHLDADIPYADRSNELGLMARALTVFKKSLVENDRLNAATRTLSELSEWLQSAKSETELYDMISSVLGRLMPECKGSLFIYANSRDVLEVATEWNGKSHTASIHPEDCWSLRRGHAYVHGTSEIEFHCDHVHDGVNDNYCCIPIVAHGDTVGLLHLEYTFDQSETAEEAKARFADRARLGHACAEHLSIAIANMKLREGLRDQSVRDVLTGLNNRRYLLEMARRELLRAERHKTPLSVLTIDVDHFKSFNDNHGHDAGDAVLRHVGEILRTLFADDAVPCRFGGEEFVVLLPNTDMDEAVARAEALRGKIEALTIRYAEGHLPRVTISAGVASFPEAGGNFTELLRVADDALYRAKQNGRNRVEGPDHALPDADRIGDEAVAALATVRSVKSESKAA, translated from the coding sequence ATGGCATTTAAATTGGCTGAGAAGTCTCTGAGCGTCTCGATCAAGAACTCACTGCTGACCTCCGTCTTTCTCCTCCTGCTGATTCTCGGCGGCGTTTCGGCGATGACCAAGATGCGGCTCACCGCGCTCCAGGATACGATCGAGGCTGTCGGCCGCGATCGGCTGCCAAAGCTGCGTGCGTTGGGCGAGATCAACCTCCTGGTCGCCCGCGTCCGCTCGGCCTCCTACCGCATTGCTCTGACCGCGACCCCCGAGCAGCGCGCGGATGTCGAGAGGGCCTTCAATGCCCGCATCGCGACACTCGACCAGCGGATCGCGGCGCTCAAGGCGACACTGAAGGATGGCAGCGCGCTCAAGCTGATCTTTGAGCAGTTCGCCAACAAATGGACGCAGTATGGCAAGTACCAAGCGCTGATCCTCGATCCCGAACTCGCAAAGGACCGCCTACGCTACTCCGAAATCGTGAACGTCGAGACCGAGGCGCACTTCCAGGGCGTGGTCGACCTCATCAACGACGGTATCAAGCTTGCCAACCAGGAGGCCGACGCTGCGATCGACGAGGCGATCGCAGAGAGCAAGTTCGATTCACTGATCCTTTGGGCCGTTAACGGCGTGTCCGTCCTGATCGGCCTTGCAACGCTGATATTCGTGATCCGCGACGTCTCCACGCCCATCCACCGCATCACCTCCAGCATGGAGCTGATAGCGAAAGGGCATCTTGATGCCGACATTCCGTATGCCGACCGCAGCAACGAGCTGGGCCTGATGGCCCGCGCGCTGACCGTGTTCAAGAAGAGCTTGGTGGAGAACGATCGCCTCAACGCGGCCACCCGCACCCTCTCGGAGCTCAGCGAATGGCTGCAATCGGCCAAGTCGGAAACCGAGCTCTACGACATGATCTCATCGGTGCTCGGCCGCCTGATGCCGGAATGCAAGGGCAGCCTCTTCATCTATGCCAATTCGCGCGACGTGCTGGAGGTGGCGACGGAGTGGAACGGCAAGTCGCACACGGCGAGCATCCATCCCGAGGATTGCTGGAGCCTGCGTCGTGGTCATGCCTATGTGCACGGCACCAGCGAGATCGAGTTTCACTGCGATCACGTCCATGATGGGGTCAACGACAACTATTGCTGCATTCCGATCGTTGCCCATGGCGACACTGTCGGCCTGCTGCACCTCGAATATACGTTCGACCAGTCGGAGACGGCCGAGGAAGCCAAGGCGCGCTTTGCCGATCGGGCGCGGCTGGGGCATGCCTGCGCCGAACATCTGTCGATTGCCATCGCCAACATGAAACTGCGCGAGGGCTTGCGCGACCAATCGGTGCGCGATGTGCTCACGGGACTGAACAATCGCCGTTACTTGCTGGAGATGGCACGTCGGGAGTTGCTGCGTGCCGAGCGCCACAAGACCCCGTTGAGCGTCCTCACCATCGACGTCGACCACTTCAAAAGCTTCAACGACAATCACGGCCACGATGCCGGCGACGCCGTGCTGCGTCATGTCGGCGAGATATTACGGACTCTCTTTGCCGACGATGCCGTGCCATGTCGCTTCGGCGGCGAGGAGTTCGTCGTCTTGCTGCCGAACACGGACATGGACGAAGCTGTGGCGCGCGCAGAAGCGTTGCGCGGCAAAATCGAGGCTCTCACCATCCGCTATGCCGAGGGGCATCTGCCGCGTGTCACGATCTCGGCCGGCGTCGCCAGCTTCCCGGAGGCAGGCGGCAATTTTACCGAACTGTTGCGTGTCGCCGACGATGCACTCTATCGCGCCAAGCAGAATGGCCGCAACCGCGTGGAAGGGCCTGACCACG
- a CDS encoding nitronate monooxygenase family protein: MTSDRLQHFPGRLALPLIAAPMFLVSGVELMVAACRNGVIGSFPTVNCRSTEQLDEWLTDIEARLLLNEDQTGRKAAPLCPNLIVHRSNARLEQDLAVLLHHRPEIVITSVGSPAPVLKPLHDAGTLVLADVASIRHAERAADAGADGLVLLTAGAGGQTGWLNPFAFVRAVRAFYDGIIVLAGGISDGHALRAAEVLGCDLGYMGTKFIATRESMADERHKQMLVDGSADDILLTTAFTGLQTSMLKPSIAAAGLDPDDLPARGAIDIGKDIDVNARESRPKRWRDIWSGGHSISGVTEVMEVNDLVARTVAEYREAGGRLSP; encoded by the coding sequence GTGACGTCAGATCGGCTGCAACATTTCCCCGGTCGTCTCGCCCTGCCGCTGATTGCCGCGCCGATGTTTCTGGTGTCGGGCGTCGAGCTCATGGTCGCGGCCTGCCGCAACGGCGTGATCGGCAGCTTCCCCACCGTGAATTGCCGCAGCACCGAACAACTCGACGAATGGCTCACCGACATCGAAGCGCGGCTGCTGCTGAATGAAGATCAAACCGGCCGCAAGGCCGCGCCGCTGTGCCCAAATCTGATCGTGCACCGCTCCAATGCACGGCTGGAGCAGGATCTCGCCGTGTTGCTGCACCACAGGCCGGAGATCGTCATCACCTCGGTCGGCTCGCCCGCGCCGGTGCTCAAGCCGCTGCACGACGCCGGCACATTGGTGCTTGCGGATGTTGCCTCGATCCGCCACGCCGAACGTGCGGCGGATGCAGGTGCCGACGGGCTCGTGCTGCTTACTGCGGGCGCGGGCGGGCAGACCGGCTGGCTCAACCCGTTCGCCTTCGTCCGCGCGGTGCGCGCGTTCTACGACGGCATCATCGTGCTCGCGGGGGGCATCAGCGACGGCCACGCATTGCGCGCGGCCGAAGTGCTCGGCTGCGATCTCGGCTACATGGGCACGAAGTTCATCGCGACGCGCGAGAGCATGGCGGATGAACGTCACAAGCAAATGCTGGTCGACGGCAGCGCGGACGACATCTTGCTGACCACCGCGTTCACGGGCCTGCAGACCAGCATGCTCAAACCGTCGATCGCCGCGGCCGGTCTCGACCCCGACGATCTGCCGGCGCGCGGTGCCATCGACATCGGCAAGGACATCGACGTCAACGCGCGCGAGAGCCGCCCCAAGCGCTGGCGCGATATCTGGAGCGGCGGGCATTCGATATCGGGTGTGACCGAAGTGATGGAGGTCAACGATCTCGTCGCGCGGACGGTCGCCGAGTATCGAGAGGCGGGTGGCCGCCTCTCCCCGTAA
- a CDS encoding aspartate ammonia-lyase → MSRTEQDFLGQREIADDIYYGVQTIRGKENFHITGIPMNQEPYFVKALGYVKKAAAMANRDLGAVDTKVAEAIIVGCDRVIAGDMMDQFVTDFIQGGAGTSTNMNANEVIANLALESLGFAKGDYQHVSPNDHVNYGQSTNDTYPTAFRLALILRLESYMTALRQLQEAFFAKGREFERVLKMGRTHLQDAVPMSLGAEFRGWGTTMGEEVDRISEARALLREINLGATAIGTSVTAAHGYPKLAVRHLSALTGVDFILAGDLVEATSDTGAYVQLSGVLKRTASKLTKICNDIRLLASGPRAGFNEINLPQLQPGSSIMPGKVNPVIPEVVNQTSFLVIGLDTTVTLAASAGQLQLNVMEPVISFALFFSIRTMERAVNSLRENCVVGITANEEHTRNMVLNSLGIVTVLKPLLGYKQCAEIAREGYKSGKSLHQIVVVERKLLTQETWDEMFSFERLINPDLLA, encoded by the coding sequence ATGAGCCGCACGGAGCAGGACTTCCTCGGACAGCGTGAGATCGCCGACGACATCTATTACGGCGTCCAGACCATCCGCGGGAAGGAGAACTTCCACATCACTGGCATTCCGATGAACCAGGAGCCTTACTTCGTGAAGGCGCTTGGCTACGTCAAGAAGGCCGCCGCCATGGCCAACCGCGATCTCGGCGCGGTAGACACCAAAGTCGCGGAAGCCATCATCGTGGGCTGCGATCGCGTCATCGCCGGCGATATGATGGACCAGTTCGTCACCGACTTCATCCAGGGCGGGGCCGGCACCTCCACCAACATGAACGCCAATGAGGTGATCGCCAATCTCGCGCTGGAATCGCTCGGCTTTGCCAAGGGCGATTACCAGCACGTCAGCCCCAACGATCACGTCAATTACGGCCAGTCGACCAACGACACCTATCCGACCGCCTTTCGGCTGGCGCTGATCCTGCGGCTGGAGAGCTACATGACGGCGCTGCGCCAACTCCAGGAGGCGTTCTTCGCCAAGGGCAGGGAGTTCGAGCGCGTGCTGAAGATGGGCCGCACACATCTCCAGGACGCCGTGCCGATGTCGCTCGGCGCCGAATTCCGCGGCTGGGGCACCACCATGGGCGAGGAGGTCGATCGCATCTCCGAGGCACGGGCGCTGCTGCGCGAGATCAATCTCGGGGCGACCGCGATCGGCACCTCCGTCACCGCGGCGCACGGCTATCCCAAGCTCGCGGTCCGGCATTTGAGCGCGCTCACCGGCGTCGACTTCATCCTTGCGGGCGACCTCGTCGAGGCGACGTCGGATACGGGCGCCTATGTGCAGCTCTCCGGCGTCCTCAAGCGCACCGCGAGCAAGCTGACGAAGATCTGCAACGACATCCGCCTGCTCGCCTCGGGCCCGCGTGCCGGCTTCAACGAGATCAACCTGCCGCAGCTTCAGCCGGGCTCCTCGATCATGCCCGGCAAGGTCAATCCTGTCATCCCCGAGGTCGTCAACCAGACCAGCTTCCTCGTCATCGGGCTCGATACCACGGTGACGCTCGCGGCGTCCGCGGGTCAGCTCCAGCTCAACGTGATGGAGCCGGTGATCTCGTTCGCGCTGTTCTTCTCGATTCGCACCATGGAGCGCGCGGTCAATAGCCTGCGCGAGAATTGCGTCGTGGGCATCACTGCCAACGAGGAGCACACCCGAAACATGGTGCTGAATTCGCTCGGTATCGTAACGGTGCTGAAGCCGCTGCTCGGCTACAAGCAATGCGCCGAGATCGCGCGCGAGGGCTACAAGAGTGGCAAGTCGCTGCACCAGATCGTCGTGGTCGAGCGTAAGCTGCTGACGCAGGAGACATGGGACGAGATGTTCTCGTTCGAGCGGTTGATCAATCCGGATTTGCTTGCGTAA
- a CDS encoding ATP-binding protein, which produces MSEIAAKAPVKPARRRLLVSRLVPYLLLQALIVVATILGLRLLQPSDPDDFALSEFSLREDGVARPVTLPHFTSSRYSLADPPLYTGAFTFRRGDVASGWSVFLPRFSNAVEVAVNGVVILDSRRDANANRPDRNTPQIATIPSSLLREGANEITVRLLVWGPLKGFLDTVYVGPDAALRPAFETRTLMFVTLPVVFSAWQSILAVILAIMWLMRRREPVYGVLAVAMVLGVVQAFAPPPVPPVNTSRLAAVLLASAPIESALVVVFGVLFFGWRWPRYGMLLFAPGLVVFIVGLIAGPPLPRILFLLLGIPTVGLCLLLMACVTAAAVVRRQDAASFTLGCAVTIVLICWVHDILSVFEVVTDERIFLSRLSYSAMLVAIGAGLTWRFARALNQVDSFADQLVTRVREAEERLKASFAREEERARAAALANERTRLMRDLHDGLGGQLISIVALSERGHEGATITDAARAALKDLRLVIDSMDDIGGDLMLALGSWRERTTAQLRPHDIALDWNVATPQGLPLHPELRPWHVIQIVRILDEAVTNAVKHAEARRIAVTIETVDEGQGPYGVIKVADDGKGFANGSAPVGSGGATNASQTARGLRNMRSRAARCGAMLDLSSNSSGTRVRLQLPQIFPDSGAAVG; this is translated from the coding sequence GTGAGCGAGATCGCGGCGAAGGCACCGGTCAAACCCGCGCGGCGCCGGCTGCTGGTCTCGCGCCTCGTGCCCTATCTGCTGCTCCAGGCGCTGATAGTGGTCGCGACCATCCTCGGGCTGCGGCTGCTCCAGCCCAGCGACCCCGACGACTTTGCCCTGAGCGAATTCTCGCTGCGCGAGGACGGCGTGGCGCGTCCCGTGACGCTCCCGCATTTCACGTCGTCACGCTACTCCCTGGCCGACCCGCCGCTCTACACCGGCGCCTTCACGTTCCGCCGTGGCGATGTGGCGTCGGGATGGTCGGTATTCCTGCCGCGCTTCAGCAACGCGGTGGAGGTCGCAGTCAACGGCGTCGTCATCCTGGATTCCCGGCGCGATGCCAACGCCAACCGGCCCGACCGCAACACCCCGCAGATCGCGACAATCCCGTCCTCGCTGCTGCGCGAGGGCGCGAACGAGATCACGGTGCGGCTGTTGGTTTGGGGACCGCTCAAGGGCTTTCTGGACACCGTCTATGTCGGGCCGGATGCGGCCTTGCGGCCGGCCTTCGAGACACGCACGCTGATGTTCGTCACGTTGCCCGTGGTGTTCTCCGCCTGGCAATCGATACTCGCCGTCATCCTGGCGATCATGTGGCTGATGCGCCGCCGCGAGCCGGTTTACGGCGTGCTGGCCGTGGCGATGGTCCTCGGCGTGGTGCAGGCCTTCGCGCCGCCACCGGTGCCCCCCGTCAACACGTCCCGGCTCGCCGCGGTGTTGCTCGCGTCCGCACCGATCGAGAGCGCCCTGGTCGTCGTCTTTGGCGTGCTGTTCTTCGGCTGGCGCTGGCCGCGTTACGGCATGCTGCTGTTCGCGCCGGGGCTCGTCGTGTTCATTGTCGGACTGATCGCCGGCCCGCCGCTGCCGCGCATTCTGTTTCTCCTGTTGGGGATTCCCACCGTTGGGCTCTGCCTGTTGCTGATGGCCTGCGTCACCGCCGCCGCGGTGGTGCGGCGGCAGGACGCGGCAAGCTTCACGCTCGGCTGCGCGGTGACCATCGTGCTGATCTGCTGGGTCCACGATATTCTGTCGGTGTTCGAGGTCGTGACCGACGAGCGCATCTTCCTCTCGCGCCTGTCCTATTCGGCGATGCTGGTCGCGATCGGCGCCGGCTTGACCTGGCGGTTCGCGCGCGCGCTGAACCAGGTAGACAGCTTTGCCGACCAGCTCGTGACACGCGTACGCGAGGCAGAGGAGCGGCTGAAGGCGAGCTTTGCCCGCGAGGAGGAGCGTGCACGGGCCGCCGCGCTCGCCAATGAGCGCACGCGGCTGATGCGCGACCTGCATGACGGCCTCGGCGGCCAGCTCATCAGCATCGTGGCACTGTCCGAGCGCGGGCACGAGGGCGCGACCATCACCGACGCCGCCCGTGCGGCGCTGAAGGACCTCCGCCTCGTCATCGACTCCATGGACGACATCGGCGGCGACCTGATGCTTGCACTCGGCTCCTGGCGCGAGCGCACGACCGCGCAATTGCGACCGCACGACATCGCGCTCGACTGGAACGTGGCCACGCCGCAGGGGCTGCCGCTGCATCCCGAGCTCAGGCCATGGCATGTCATCCAGATCGTGCGCATCCTCGACGAGGCCGTGACCAATGCGGTCAAGCACGCAGAGGCCCGCCGCATCGCAGTCACCATCGAGACGGTCGACGAAGGTCAGGGACCGTACGGTGTGATCAAGGTCGCGGATGACGGCAAGGGCTTTGCGAACGGTTCTGCGCCGGTCGGCAGTGGCGGGGCCACCAACGCGAGCCAGACCGCGCGGGGCCTTCGCAACATGAGGAGCCGTGCCGCGCGCTGCGGGGCGATGCTCGATCTGAGCTCCAATTCCTCAGGCACGCGCGTGCGGCTGCAATTGCCGCAGATTTTCCCCGACAGCGGTGCCGCCGTTGGCTGA
- a CDS encoding cysteine rich repeat-containing protein, translated as MDLRPALARWSGPLDPRRTNDIPKEVFMKISILAVLLLAATAQTAAAQSGPTPQEQMTCRSDASKFCAEHIGKPPQMNACLRENKSKLSDGCRKVVESHGG; from the coding sequence ATGGACCTGCGCCCGGCGCTCGCGAGATGGTCCGGCCCGCTTGATCCCAGGCGGACCAACGACATCCCCAAGGAGGTGTTTATGAAGATTTCGATTCTTGCCGTGCTGCTGCTCGCCGCTACCGCCCAGACCGCCGCTGCGCAATCCGGTCCGACGCCGCAGGAGCAGATGACCTGCCGAAGCGACGCGAGCAAATTCTGCGCCGAACACATCGGCAAGCCACCGCAGATGAATGCCTGCCTGCGCGAGAACAAGTCGAAGCTTTCGGACGGCTGCCGCAAGGTCGTGGAGTCGCACGGCGGGTGA
- a CDS encoding response regulator transcription factor, translating to MTEQGETGEAITILLVEDDAPTCWRLHDALVKAGYEVRSAGTLAEARAGLGEQAPRVLLTDLRLPDGHGVELIRETRQRFPDTEIMVISALGDEESVISAITVGATGYLLKDAFPTDIATTVRDLVAGHSPISASIARFIVRRTQGTAQNAAEPPPGPALNTARLTPREIDILWGIAKGFSYAEIASHLGLSRQTVPGHIKNIYRKLEVHTRSEAVFEAVQQGLIKL from the coding sequence ATGACCGAACAGGGCGAGACGGGTGAAGCCATCACCATCCTCCTCGTCGAGGACGACGCGCCGACCTGCTGGCGGCTCCACGACGCGCTGGTCAAGGCCGGCTACGAGGTCCGCAGCGCCGGCACGCTCGCAGAGGCCCGCGCCGGACTCGGCGAGCAGGCGCCGCGCGTGCTGCTCACCGATCTGCGGTTGCCCGACGGCCACGGCGTCGAGCTGATCCGCGAGACGAGGCAACGCTTTCCCGACACCGAGATCATGGTGATCTCGGCGCTCGGGGACGAAGAGAGTGTGATCTCCGCGATCACGGTCGGCGCCACCGGCTATCTCCTGAAGGATGCGTTCCCCACCGATATCGCCACCACCGTGCGCGATCTGGTCGCCGGTCATTCGCCGATCTCGGCCTCGATCGCCCGCTTCATCGTGCGCAGAACACAAGGTACCGCGCAGAATGCGGCCGAGCCTCCGCCGGGTCCCGCGCTCAACACCGCAAGGCTCACCCCACGCGAGATCGACATCCTCTGGGGCATCGCCAAAGGTTTCAGCTACGCCGAGATCGCGAGCCATCTCGGCCTGTCCCGGCAGACCGTGCCCGGCCACATCAAGAACATCTATCGCAAGCTCGAGGTGCACACCCGCAGCGAAGCGGTGTTCGAAGCGGTGCAGCAGGGCCTGATCAAGCTGTGA
- a CDS encoding thioesterase family protein — protein sequence MTPIYRVDGDSVVTSPEAAGPWDRRMQHGSAPASLVTWAAERIPTPVAMDIARVTIDLMRPVPVAPLTIATEILREGRKIQLCEVKLLADGVQVVGATVLKIKRQALTLPENIKPLPVTLPSPEDSLLEDGHAATSPFVRSVSMRAARGRFGQAGAGAIWFRVDHPLIAGEPLSQAMRAVVAADFSNGTASSLDFRAWTYINADLTVSFARQPVGEWILLDGDSWIGPDGAGLAMSRLADRQGYFGRAVQSLVIEKR from the coding sequence ATGACCCCCATCTACCGCGTCGACGGCGACAGCGTCGTCACCAGCCCGGAGGCCGCGGGGCCGTGGGACCGGCGTATGCAGCACGGTTCGGCGCCGGCCTCGCTGGTGACGTGGGCGGCTGAGCGCATTCCGACGCCAGTTGCAATGGACATCGCGCGCGTCACCATCGACCTGATGCGCCCGGTGCCGGTGGCACCACTCACGATCGCGACCGAGATCTTGCGCGAGGGCCGCAAGATCCAGCTCTGCGAGGTCAAGCTGCTCGCCGACGGCGTACAGGTGGTCGGCGCCACCGTGCTCAAGATCAAGCGCCAGGCGCTGACGCTGCCGGAGAACATCAAGCCACTCCCGGTTACGCTGCCGTCGCCGGAGGACTCGCTGCTCGAGGACGGTCATGCCGCCACCAGCCCGTTCGTGCGATCGGTGTCGATGCGCGCCGCGCGCGGCCGCTTCGGCCAAGCCGGCGCCGGCGCGATCTGGTTTCGCGTCGACCATCCCCTGATCGCAGGCGAACCGCTCTCGCAGGCGATGCGCGCCGTGGTCGCGGCCGATTTTTCCAACGGCACCGCCTCGTCGCTCGATTTCCGCGCCTGGACCTACATCAACGCTGACCTCACAGTGAGCTTTGCGCGCCAGCCGGTCGGCGAATGGATCCTGCTCGACGGTGATTCCTGGATCGGTCCCGATGGCGCCGGGCTTGCGATGTCGCGGCTCGCCGACCGGCAGGGCTATTTCGGCCGCGCCGTGCAGAGCCTGGTGATCGAGAAGCGGTGA
- a CDS encoding nitronate monooxygenase family protein: MSMPALFRGRLSIPVIGSPLFIISVPDLVIAQCKAGVVGSFPSLNARPPELLDEWLARITEELAAYDRAHPDKPSAPFAVNQIVHKSNNRLDHDMQLCAKYKVPMIISSLGAREELNQAVHGWGGIVFHDVINQKFAHKAIEKGADGLILVAAGAGGHAGTISPLAFVAETRKWFDGPIALSGAIGNGKAIRAARILGADFAYIGSAFIATKEANAVEKYKEMIAGATADDIVYSNLFTGVHGNYLKPSILAAGMDPENLPTSDPSKMNFGTDASGERAKPKAWKEIWGSGQGVGSIDGIVPAAEMIARFKKEYDEAVDPPL, from the coding sequence ATGTCCATGCCTGCCTTGTTTAGGGGACGCCTGTCGATCCCCGTGATCGGGTCGCCGCTCTTCATCATCTCGGTGCCCGATCTCGTGATCGCGCAGTGCAAGGCGGGCGTGGTCGGCTCGTTTCCGTCGCTGAACGCGCGGCCGCCGGAGCTACTCGACGAGTGGCTGGCTCGGATCACCGAAGAGCTCGCGGCCTATGACCGCGCGCATCCGGACAAGCCGTCGGCGCCATTCGCGGTCAACCAGATCGTGCACAAGTCGAACAACCGGCTCGATCACGACATGCAGCTTTGCGCCAAGTACAAGGTGCCGATGATCATCTCCTCGCTCGGCGCACGCGAGGAGCTGAACCAGGCCGTGCACGGCTGGGGCGGCATCGTCTTCCACGATGTGATCAACCAGAAATTCGCGCACAAGGCGATCGAGAAGGGCGCCGACGGCCTGATCCTGGTCGCGGCCGGCGCCGGCGGCCATGCCGGCACGATCTCGCCGTTGGCGTTCGTCGCCGAAACACGAAAATGGTTCGACGGTCCGATCGCACTGTCGGGCGCGATCGGCAATGGCAAGGCGATCCGCGCCGCGCGCATTCTCGGCGCCGACTTTGCCTATATCGGCTCGGCCTTCATCGCCACCAAGGAAGCCAATGCGGTCGAGAAGTACAAGGAGATGATCGCGGGCGCGACGGCCGACGACATCGTCTATTCCAACCTGTTCACCGGCGTGCACGGCAACTATCTGAAGCCGTCGATTCTCGCCGCCGGTATGGATCCGGAGAACCTGCCGACGTCCGATCCCTCCAAGATGAACTTCGGCACCGACGCCTCCGGCGAGCGCGCCAAGCCAAAAGCCTGGAAGGAAATCTGGGGTTCGGGCCAGGGCGTCGGCAGCATCGACGGCATCGTGCCCGCCGCCGAAATGATCGCGCGCTTCAAGAAGGAATACGACGAGGCGGTCGATCCGCCGCTGTGA